A genome region from Macaca nemestrina isolate mMacNem1 chromosome 15, mMacNem.hap1, whole genome shotgun sequence includes the following:
- the LOC105480707 gene encoding coiled-coil domain-containing protein 188 isoform X2 gives MEGLKTLGPCGHPHPQCPPAPASGSHGECLDQPCQGFAGWPCLGPISSAHSVQSQRPFPVPGAGGRGARVEGEAPGLFLSSQEQRARDPEGPRQGDVEAGLGWGWPLHPGSNQGAPRQGESTGSEPRPCPCPPLSPEGGALASAEPSGSADQSFLQLEQENHSLKRQNQDLREQLGALLGPGQQFLPLCPEHSSCTALAWPPDPAGTQPLGNRAPLQLLRRELCQGQEAFVQQSQNELQQIRLCFERKKMVITEVWDSVAEMHMALNNQATGLLNLKKDIRGVLDQMEDIQLEILRERAQCRTRARKEQQMKGRPKLGSSKSLAGQLWLLTLRLLLGTLLVWTAAYVYVVNPTPFEGLVPPLLSRATVWKLRALLDPFLRLEVDGFLPF, from the exons atggaggggctGAAAACCTTGGGCCCCTgtggccacccccacccccagtgtcccccagccccagcctccggCAGCCATGGAGAATGCCTGGACCAGCCCTGCCAGGGATTTGCAGGGTGGCCCTGCCTGGGCCCCATCTCCTCTGCTCACTCAGTGCAGTCCCAGAGACCTTTCCCAGTCccaggggcagggggcaggggggcCAGAGTGGAGGGTGAGGCTCCTGGGCTCTTTCTGTCCAGCCAGGAGCAGAGAGCGAGAGACCCTGAGGGGCCGAGACAAGGAGACGTGGAGGCAGGGCTTGGGTGGGGCTGGCCCCTGCACCCAGGGTCGAACCAGGGGGCTCCCAGGCAGGGGGAATCCACTGGTTCAGAGCCCAGACCCTGCCCATGCCCACCCCTGTCACCAGAGGGAGGGGCCCTGGCCTCTGCAGAGCCCAGCGGCTCTGCAGACCAGTCCTTCCTGCAGCTAGAGCAGGAGAACCACAGCCTG AAAAGGCAGAACCAGGACCTTCGAGAGCAGCTGGGGGCCCTCCTAGGGCCGGGGCAGCAGTTCCTGCCCCTGTGTCCCGAACACTCAAGCTGCACTGCTCTGGCCTGG CCCCCTGACCCAGCTGGCACACAGCCCTTGGGGAACAGGGCACCTCTGCAGCTGCTGCGGCGGGAGCTGTGCCAGGGGCAAGAGGCTTTCGTGCAGCAGTCCCAG AACGAGCTGCAGCAGATCCGCCTGTGCTTTGAGAGGAAGAAGATGGTCATCACAGAG GTGTGGGACAGCGTGGCTGAGATGCACATGGCCCTGAACAACCAGGCCACCGGCCTCCTG AACCTCAAGAAGGACATCCGGGGCGTGCTGGACCAGATGGAGGATATCCAGCTGGAGATACTCAG GGAGCGGGCCCAGTGCCGCACTCGAGCCAGGAAGGAGCAGCAGATG AAAGGGAGGCCAAAGCTGGGAAGCTCCAAGAGCCTGGCAGGCCAGCTCTG GCTGCTGACCCTGAGGCTGCTGTTGGGCACCTTGCTGGTCTGGACTGCTGCCTACGTGTACGTGGTGAACCCCACGCCCTTCGAGGGGCTGGTGCCGCCCCTGCTGAGCCGTGCCACCGTCTGGAAGCTCCGGGCCCTGCTGGACCCCTTCCTGCGCCTCGAGGTGGACGGCTTCCTGCCCTTCTAG
- the LOC105480707 gene encoding coiled-coil domain-containing protein 188 isoform X1, whose amino-acid sequence MEGLKTLGPCGHPHPQCPPAPASGSHGECLDQPCQGFAGWPCLGPISSAHSVQSQRPFPVPGAGGRGARVEGEAPGLFLSSQEQRARDPEGPRQGDVEAGLGWGWPLHPGSNQGAPRQGESTGSEPRPCPCPPLSPEGGALASAEPSGSADQSFLQLEQENHSLKRQNQDLREQLGALLGPGQQFLPLCPEHSSCTALAWPPDPAGTQPLGNRAPLQLLRRELCQGQEAFVQQSQNELQQIRLCFERKKMVITEVWDSVAEMHMALNNQATGLLNLKKDIRGVLDQMEDIQLEILRERAQCRTRARKEQQMAADPEAAVGHLAGLDCCLRVRGEPHALRGAGAAPAEPCHRLEAPGPAGPLPAPRGGRLPALLGRKPNGPSEEARRPALPQMPSGRAGPLHIAPLCTVPARSCREGWRRGLS is encoded by the exons atggaggggctGAAAACCTTGGGCCCCTgtggccacccccacccccagtgtcccccagccccagcctccggCAGCCATGGAGAATGCCTGGACCAGCCCTGCCAGGGATTTGCAGGGTGGCCCTGCCTGGGCCCCATCTCCTCTGCTCACTCAGTGCAGTCCCAGAGACCTTTCCCAGTCccaggggcagggggcaggggggcCAGAGTGGAGGGTGAGGCTCCTGGGCTCTTTCTGTCCAGCCAGGAGCAGAGAGCGAGAGACCCTGAGGGGCCGAGACAAGGAGACGTGGAGGCAGGGCTTGGGTGGGGCTGGCCCCTGCACCCAGGGTCGAACCAGGGGGCTCCCAGGCAGGGGGAATCCACTGGTTCAGAGCCCAGACCCTGCCCATGCCCACCCCTGTCACCAGAGGGAGGGGCCCTGGCCTCTGCAGAGCCCAGCGGCTCTGCAGACCAGTCCTTCCTGCAGCTAGAGCAGGAGAACCACAGCCTG AAAAGGCAGAACCAGGACCTTCGAGAGCAGCTGGGGGCCCTCCTAGGGCCGGGGCAGCAGTTCCTGCCCCTGTGTCCCGAACACTCAAGCTGCACTGCTCTGGCCTGG CCCCCTGACCCAGCTGGCACACAGCCCTTGGGGAACAGGGCACCTCTGCAGCTGCTGCGGCGGGAGCTGTGCCAGGGGCAAGAGGCTTTCGTGCAGCAGTCCCAG AACGAGCTGCAGCAGATCCGCCTGTGCTTTGAGAGGAAGAAGATGGTCATCACAGAG GTGTGGGACAGCGTGGCTGAGATGCACATGGCCCTGAACAACCAGGCCACCGGCCTCCTG AACCTCAAGAAGGACATCCGGGGCGTGCTGGACCAGATGGAGGATATCCAGCTGGAGATACTCAG GGAGCGGGCCCAGTGCCGCACTCGAGCCAGGAAGGAGCAGCAGATG GCTGCTGACCCTGAGGCTGCTGTTGGGCACCTTGCTGGTCTGGACTGCTGCCTACGTGTACGTGGTGAACCCCACGCCCTTCGAGGGGCTGGTGCCGCCCCTGCTGAGCCGTGCCACCGTCTGGAAGCTCCGGGCCCTGCTGGACCCCTTCCTGCGCCTCGAGGTGGACGGCTTCCTGCCCTTCTAGGCCGGAAGCCCAACGGCCCCAGCGAGGAGGCCAGGCGACCAGCACTGCCCCAGATGCCCAGTGGCCGCGCCGGCCCCCTGCACATAGCACCACTGTGCACCGTCCCTGCCAGGAGCTGCAGAGAAGGGTGGAGGCGGGGTCTGTCCTGA